The Sporosarcina sp. 6E9 genome segment CGTCATTGTTCACGTACGGCTTAATATGAAACTCTGAAATTGAGCCTCCCCCAATAACCCCTACTTTCAACATGCACAAAACTCCCTTTACTTAATTTTTATAGTTTATGATTTGGGTTAACATATCTTGCTTAAGTTCAATCAACTCATCATAGGCAACAGGAACATCTTTAAAATCTACTTCATTCTGTAAAAATGGCTTCACATCAATCATCTTATTGCTTATTAAGCGTATATATTCTGCTACATTCCGTCCTTCGGTCCAGCGCACATACCCATAGGGATAATCGATTGACTGTTTTTCGTACACTGAATCATAGCGACCTGGTCCCCCCGCACGAGAAATGAGGATTTGCGCTTCTTTCGCAAATAGTTGATCACGTGGGAATACAGGTTCAATATCTCCGACAATCACAACTTTTCCTTGCTTCCGGACCCAGTTAAGACAATAATCGGTCAGTTCCGAACGTTTGCCGCCTGAACACAATAGAACTGCATCTGCGCCTTGATTATTTGTACGACGTAACAATTCATTTTCCATTTCCGAAAGCGATGAAAATGCAGCGATTCCCTTGTCTCTTTGAATCATATCCACTCGATCCGCTTGAATATCAAAAGCAATGACATTATACGCAGCTGCATTGGCGATTTTTGCAATCATTTGACCCAGCAATCCTAATCCGACAATGACTACTGTTTCGCCAAAAGACAATTTGGCAATCCGTAATGCATGAATTGCAATTGCACCTATACCCGCTAATGATCCTTCTTTTACATCTACGTCCTTTGGAACTTTAGCGCATAAGGTGGTAGGTACAAGTAGTTTTTCACGATGTCCAACGTAAGGTGCACCGTAACACGCGACAATATCACCTTCTTGAAATCCCACCACATTTTCTCCGCACGCCAAGACATTGCCAACAGCACTGTAGCCCAACTCAAGATCCTTGTCAGCGCTAATATCTATCAATCCAAGTTCTGTTCCTGGAGAAATAGCTGAGTAGGTTGTTTCAATCAGTAGATAAGAAGGTAGTACCTCCGGATCCGGTTGTTCAATAATCTGTACTTTTCGATTTCTGGCAACAATTGTTTTCATTACATTCACTCCTTACTTAGTGAACCATTTTGATAAATTATCCTTCACAAATGCATCATCGTTCAAATGGGGATATTCGGAATACACACGGTCGATTTCTGTCGATTGGTTAGGACTTAGTTTCTCTCTGTCAGCTAAACACCAATTCCCTTTCAGAATACCTTGTCTTGCCAGAACTTCATTGATTCCGGCAATACTTCCTTTAAATTGGTTATTCGAATCAAAAAACGCCGCATTCGCATCTGTGATTTCTTGTCCAAGGGTTAATAGTTCAGCCGGAATTTTGCCATCTAACTTACTATTTTTTATGTCTTTAAAAATATCTACGGTTGTTTTCGTCCAAACAGACCAGTGACCCAGTAAACCACCAACGATTTCTTTCTCCACTTTCCTCCCGTCAACTTGGAAGCGGTACGTCGTCAAAAGATCAGCCACAATATTGTCGTCATTTCCTGTATAGATAGCAATTTCTTTATTCCTCGTCGAATTACAAACTGCCCTCATCACGTCAAGCGTTTGATACCGATTAAACGGGGCAATCTTTATGCCGTAAACATTGGGAATTTCTGCAAGCGCTTTCCAAAAGTCAAAAGAGAGGACGCGTCCTCCTACAGCAGGCTGTAAATAAAAGCCGATGACTGGAATCACTTCCGCTACTTTTTTCGTTCGCTCCAGTAATTCCTGAGGAGTAGCATCTGATAAACCTCCCATGCTTAGTAAAGCAAAATCATAACCAATCGACTTGATGAACTTAGCTTCTTTAATTGCAGCCTCTTCGGGTCCACTAATACCACCAATTTTTATAAAGGATTCAGGGACTTGTGCGTTATTTATTTCTTCAATTGCTAGCGTCAATACCTTTTCAAATAGATTAAATTGTGGATCTCGGATTTCAAACTGTGTTGTATGAACACCGACGGCTACCCCGCCCACTCCCGCATCTATGTAATAACGAGTAAGAGCTCGTTGACCATCTTCATCGAGCTCGCGGCTTTCTGTTAAGGCAAGCGGATGCGCTGGAATCACAGTTCCTTTGTGTAAATGTTCCAGTACTTTAGGATTCACCATTAAAATTCTCCTTTTCGCTCTTGAAAATGAGTCGGCTTATCATACATTTCTCCATCGTTCAGAAGCCAATCAGCCGTCATGTCTATCATTTCTTGTAGTGATACCCTTGGATAGCCAAAAAGCTGATGCGCTTTAGAGGCGTTGTTCAATAAGGCAGTCTCCTGCTCCGCGTTTTCGAATAATGGTGTTTTATTGAAACGTACTCCGAATTCTTTTGCCAACCAACGAACCGATATCGTTTCAGGACCCGTCAC includes the following:
- a CDS encoding zinc-binding alcohol dehydrogenase, which encodes MKTIVARNRKVQIIEQPDPEVLPSYLLIETTYSAISPGTELGLIDISADKDLELGYSAVGNVLACGENVVGFQEGDIVACYGAPYVGHREKLLVPTTLCAKVPKDVDVKEGSLAGIGAIAIHALRIAKLSFGETVVIVGLGLLGQMIAKIANAAAYNVIAFDIQADRVDMIQRDKGIAAFSSLSEMENELLRRTNNQGADAVLLCSGGKRSELTDYCLNWVRKQGKVVIVGDIEPVFPRDQLFAKEAQILISRAGGPGRYDSVYEKQSIDYPYGYVRWTEGRNVAEYIRLISNKMIDVKPFLQNEVDFKDVPVAYDELIELKQDMLTQIINYKN
- a CDS encoding dihydrodipicolinate synthase family protein, with protein sequence MVNPKVLEHLHKGTVIPAHPLALTESRELDEDGQRALTRYYIDAGVGGVAVGVHTTQFEIRDPQFNLFEKVLTLAIEEINNAQVPESFIKIGGISGPEEAAIKEAKFIKSIGYDFALLSMGGLSDATPQELLERTKKVAEVIPVIGFYLQPAVGGRVLSFDFWKALAEIPNVYGIKIAPFNRYQTLDVMRAVCNSTRNKEIAIYTGNDDNIVADLLTTYRFQVDGRKVEKEIVGGLLGHWSVWTKTTVDIFKDIKNSKLDGKIPAELLTLGQEITDANAAFFDSNNQFKGSIAGINEVLARQGILKGNWCLADREKLSPNQSTEIDRVYSEYPHLNDDAFVKDNLSKWFTK